The DNA sequence CGCCAGCGCCGAGCGCCCATCCAGCTCGTAGAGCACGTTCCTCCGCGAGCGAGTGATTCGCCGCTCCGGGCCAAAGGCATCCCAGCCCCCCACCGAGCCGTAGCCCACGTGCAGCTGCTCGCCACAGAAGCCCACCGCAGCAATCAGCCCCGCCGCGGGCACGCCATTGGCGCACACCACCGTGTGCTGGAAGTGCGGCCCATCCCCCGCAAGCCCCCCCGTCAGCCCCACCGAGTCCGGCAGGTTCGCCCGCAGCCCTCGCACCAGCTCCGTGCCGTTGACCTTCAGCCCGTCCGACAGCACGAGCACCTGCGTGAGCCCCGGCCGCTGCAGCGCCTTCGCCAGCGCCGCTCCCGCCGCGTAGCTCTCTTCCATTGAGCCCACCGGCACCTGCGCCAGGTGCACCTGTGTCCGCAGGAACCGCACCGCCGTCACCACCAACGAGTCGTCACAGACCGCCGTGCCGCAGATCTCCCCCGCAGTCGAACAGCCCACCAGGAGCGCCTCTGGGTACCACTCGCGGATCTGCCGCATGGCCGAGGGTGCTCCCAGCCGCGCCGTGGCCCCAAACAGCAGCACCAGCTGCGCCTCGGAACCCGCGCCCCCCGGCGCCGTCTCGCGCCAGCCCTCTGCGGCGGTCCACGTCTTTTGCTCGACCTTCATCCGCGCCTCCGCCCACAGCAGCATCTCCCTGTCAATGATGCTTGAGCCGCACGCCTCCTGCGAAGACTTCAGACGCCTCGCACCCCGCGTGTACCCATCCTGACCGCCAATCCCCGGAATGCCGATTGCAAGACCGTGGTATTGAGGCCTCGTACCCATGACAACCGCCACGGTCCTGGTCGTCGATGACGACCGCGCCAACCTCGACTCCGTCTCCCGCATCTTCCAGCGCGAGGGGCTGTCCACCCTCTCCGCCTCCAATGGCACCGAGGCGCTCGACCTGCTGCGCAAGCCCGAGGTCAGCGTCATGGTCACCGATCTGATGATGCCCGGCATGGACGGCCAGGAGCTCCTCAAGGCCGCGCGCACCATCCGCCCGGACGTCGAAGTCGTCCTCATGACGGCCTACGCCACCGTGGAGACCGCCGTCGCCGCCATGAAGGACGGCGCCTACGACTTCATCACCAAGCCGCTCAAGCGCCACGCGCTCGTGAAGGCCGTGCAGAAGGCCCTGGAGAAGCAGGCCCTCGTCGCCGAGAACAAGTCTCTCAAGGCCAAGCTCGCCGAGATCGGTGCCTCGGGCGGCAAGGCCATGGTGGGCCAGTCTCCCGCCTTCCGCGCCATGATGGACACCCTCCGTCAGGCCGCTC is a window from the Hyalangium minutum genome containing:
- a CDS encoding FIST signal transduction protein gives rise to the protein MKVEQKTWTAAEGWRETAPGGAGSEAQLVLLFGATARLGAPSAMRQIREWYPEALLVGCSTAGEICGTAVCDDSLVVTAVRFLRTQVHLAQVPVGSMEESYAAGAALAKALQRPGLTQVLVLSDGLKVNGTELVRGLRANLPDSVGLTGGLAGDGPHFQHTVVCANGVPAAGLIAAVGFCGEQLHVGYGSVGGWDAFGPERRITRSRRNVLYELDGRSALALYKEYLGPHAAGLPASALRFPLALRGDEGRVLVRTVLSIDEREQSMTFAGDMPEGAYARLMKANFDRLIDGAAGAARAGLERLGSFRPELAVLISCVGRKLVLQQRVEEEVECVREVLGTGPVLTGFYSYGEICPSGAVTRCELHNQTMTITAFSES